A genomic region of Chryseobacterium sp. KACC 21268 contains the following coding sequences:
- a CDS encoding hydroxymethylglutaryl-CoA reductase, degradative has translation MNHQPVEGFSKLSKQGKIDWLIKEYLDGNKEHETVLTQYWNENPDLQKLHDEFSENTISNFFMPYGIAPNFLIDGKLLALPMAVEESSVVAAASKAAKFWIDKGGFKTTIINTEKLGHTHFIFKTEAHKLLHFFNFKLKKKLLEATEDITKNMRNRGGGILNIKLIDKTAELEDYFQLKASFDTVDSMGANFINSCLEQFGKTLKEEVANEESFSQEEKDSLQIVMNILSNYTPDCIVRAEVSCKIEDLKDDSGISNEEFAWKFKRAVTIAEIEPYRATTHNKGIMNGVDAVVIATGNDFRATEACAHAYAARNGKYSSLTHCTTDNGIFRFWIDLPISVGVVGGLTNLHPLVKFSLALLGKPSAQELMSILAVSGLAQNFGALRSLVTTGIQKGHMKMHLFNILNQFGATEEEKQHFVTYFKDKTVSHHEVISELEKLRNK, from the coding sequence ATGAACCATCAACCGGTTGAAGGTTTTTCCAAATTGTCAAAACAGGGAAAAATCGATTGGCTAATCAAAGAATATCTCGACGGAAACAAAGAACACGAAACGGTTCTCACTCAATATTGGAACGAAAATCCAGACCTGCAAAAACTGCACGACGAATTCTCGGAAAACACAATTTCCAATTTCTTTATGCCTTACGGAATTGCTCCAAACTTCCTGATTGACGGAAAACTTTTGGCTCTTCCAATGGCCGTTGAAGAAAGTTCTGTAGTGGCTGCAGCGAGTAAAGCGGCAAAATTCTGGATTGACAAAGGTGGTTTCAAAACAACGATTATCAATACAGAAAAACTGGGTCACACGCATTTTATCTTCAAGACCGAAGCTCATAAACTTCTTCATTTTTTCAATTTTAAACTGAAGAAAAAATTGTTGGAGGCCACGGAAGATATTACCAAAAATATGCGCAACCGAGGTGGCGGAATTCTGAATATCAAGCTCATCGACAAAACGGCTGAGCTGGAAGATTATTTCCAATTGAAAGCGAGTTTTGATACCGTGGATTCTATGGGCGCGAATTTCATTAATTCTTGTCTGGAACAATTCGGAAAAACTTTGAAAGAAGAAGTTGCCAACGAGGAAAGTTTCTCTCAGGAAGAAAAGGATTCGTTGCAAATCGTGATGAATATCCTTTCCAATTACACGCCGGATTGCATTGTAAGAGCCGAAGTTTCCTGCAAAATTGAAGATTTGAAGGATGATAGTGGCATCTCCAACGAAGAATTTGCGTGGAAATTCAAACGTGCGGTGACGATTGCAGAAATCGAACCTTACAGAGCGACGACGCACAACAAAGGGATTATGAATGGTGTCGATGCAGTAGTTATCGCGACTGGAAATGATTTCCGAGCGACGGAAGCTTGTGCACACGCTTATGCTGCGCGAAACGGGAAGTATTCTTCGCTGACACATTGCACCACGGACAATGGGATTTTCAGATTTTGGATTGACTTGCCAATTTCGGTTGGTGTGGTTGGCGGATTGACGAATCTTCATCCGTTGGTGAAATTCTCATTGGCTCTTCTTGGAAAACCATCTGCTCAGGAATTGATGAGTATTTTGGCGGTTTCCGGATTGGCGCAGAATTTTGGAGCGCTTCGTTCTTTGGTGACGACAGGAATCCAGAAAGGTCATATGAAAATGCACCTTTTCAACATTTTGAATCAATTTGGTGCGACAGAAGAGGAGAAACAGCATTTTGTGACCTACTTCAAAGACAAGACGGTGAGCCATCACGAGGTGATTTCGGAGTTGGAAAAATTGAGAAATAAATAG
- a CDS encoding putative DNA modification/repair radical SAM protein, producing MNFDRTKEKLEILADAAKYDVSCSSSGGKRKNNGGLGDSSASGICHTYTEDGRCVSLLKILLTNHCIYDCIYCVSRKSNDIKRAAFTVEEVVDLTISFYRRNYIEGLFLSSGIFKDADTTMERLVRVAKKLRNEHNFNGYIHLKSIPGASDILMQEAALYADRLSVNLEIPTESGLKLLAPDKNREDMLQPMRIVQKGIQQYKDEKKIIKSVPKFAPAGQSTQMIVGATNENDLQIIKVADHFYQNYGMKRVYYSGYIPVTSDNRLPAITAEVPVLRENRLYQSDWLMRFYGFKADEILDSNMPFLDLEVDPKLSWALRHLDQFPVNLQTADYKMILRIPGIGVKTAMKIVSSRRFQVLNIDNLKKLGAAVNRAKYFIDFSYGNPFLKHLTDLNLRKLIIGGSQSKFQNQFSQQLTLF from the coding sequence ATGAACTTCGACCGCACAAAAGAAAAACTGGAAATACTTGCCGATGCTGCCAAGTACGACGTTTCCTGCTCATCAAGTGGCGGAAAAAGGAAAAATAATGGGGGATTGGGCGATAGTTCTGCCAGTGGAATTTGTCACACTTATACGGAGGATGGGCGATGTGTTTCGCTTCTCAAAATCCTTTTGACCAATCACTGCATTTACGATTGCATCTACTGCGTTTCCAGAAAATCGAATGACATCAAACGCGCCGCCTTCACGGTGGAAGAAGTGGTGGATTTGACCATCAGTTTTTACCGTCGGAATTACATCGAAGGTTTGTTCCTGAGTTCCGGGATTTTCAAAGATGCGGATACGACGATGGAACGTTTGGTTCGTGTCGCGAAAAAATTAAGAAACGAACATAACTTCAACGGTTACATTCACCTCAAATCAATTCCTGGAGCAAGTGATATTCTGATGCAGGAAGCCGCACTTTACGCAGACCGACTTTCCGTAAACCTAGAAATTCCGACTGAATCTGGCCTCAAACTTTTGGCGCCTGATAAAAATCGGGAAGATATGCTGCAACCAATGCGAATCGTTCAAAAAGGAATTCAACAATACAAAGACGAGAAGAAAATCATCAAAAGCGTTCCGAAGTTTGCTCCAGCAGGACAATCTACACAAATGATTGTAGGCGCAACCAACGAAAACGATTTGCAAATCATCAAAGTCGCCGACCATTTCTACCAAAATTACGGAATGAAACGCGTCTATTATTCGGGTTATATTCCTGTCACGTCGGACAATCGCTTGCCAGCAATCACGGCGGAAGTGCCTGTTTTGAGGGAAAATCGTTTGTATCAATCCGATTGGTTGATGCGTTTCTATGGTTTCAAAGCGGATGAGATTTTGGATTCCAATATGCCGTTTCTGGATTTGGAAGTGGACCCTAAATTAAGTTGGGCATTGCGTCACTTAGACCAATTTCCAGTCAATCTTCAAACGGCGGATTATAAAATGATTCTCAGAATTCCGGGAATTGGTGTGAAAACGGCGATGAAGATTGTTAGCTCCAGACGTTTCCAGGTTTTGAATATTGATAATTTGAAAAAGTTAGGTGCAGCTGTCAATCGTGCGAAATATTTCATAGATTTCAGTTACGGCAATCCATTCTTGAAACATTTGACCGATTTGAATTTGAGAAAATTAATTATCGGCGGAAGTCAATCCAAATTCCAAAATCAATTTTCCCAGCAGTTGACTTTGTTTTAA
- a CDS encoding type II toxin-antitoxin system ParD family antitoxin, with amino-acid sequence MNVSFTKKQENYISEQIESGDFQNASEVVRDALRLHEVYRHRIIQDLRNEIEKGWDGNSSSRSIKEIIKSKKKDNSNV; translated from the coding sequence ATGAATGTCAGTTTCACAAAAAAGCAGGAAAATTATATTTCCGAACAGATAGAGTCTGGAGATTTTCAGAATGCCAGCGAGGTTGTACGTGATGCTTTGCGTCTCCACGAAGTTTATCGCCATCGCATAATTCAGGATTTGAGAAATGAAATTGAGAAAGGTTGGGATGGTAATTCAAGTTCAAGGTCGATAAAAGAAATCATCAAATCCAAGAAGAAAGATAATAGCAATGTCTAA
- a CDS encoding DUF423 domain-containing protein, which translates to MKNLTLIIGGIYGLLSVVLGAFGAHAFKKILSIERLESFETGVRYQMYAAFFLLIVGYILKFETTSEKWISILMIAGTFIFSVSIYCLAFQDVWGVNLKFLGPITPLGGLFMIISWGMLIWYFAKAKF; encoded by the coding sequence ATGAAAAACTTAACTCTGATCATCGGCGGAATCTACGGTTTATTGTCCGTAGTTCTTGGTGCATTTGGCGCGCACGCCTTCAAAAAAATATTATCAATCGAAAGACTGGAAAGCTTTGAAACGGGTGTTCGTTATCAAATGTATGCGGCGTTTTTCCTTTTGATTGTAGGTTATATTCTAAAATTCGAAACGACTTCTGAGAAATGGATTTCCATCTTGATGATCGCGGGAACTTTTATATTTTCTGTGAGCATTTATTGCCTGGCTTTTCAGGATGTTTGGGGCGTTAATCTTAAATTCCTTGGACCAATCACACCTCTTGGCGGATTGTTTATGATCATCAGTTGGGGAATGTTGATCTGGTATTTTGCCAAGGCTAAATTTTAA
- the sucC gene encoding ADP-forming succinate--CoA ligase subunit beta has translation MNLHEYQSKEILAKYGVNIQRGFVANNVDEAVSAAEKLTAETGAQAWVVKAQIHAGGRGKGGGVKFSPNMDKLKENAGNIIGMQLITPQTSSEGKKVHSVLVAEDVYYPGESETKEFYVSILLDRALGKNTIVYSTEGGMDIEHVAEVTPHLIHKEVIDAAYGLQGFQARKIAFGLGLEGNAFKEFTKFITSLYNAYIGIDASLFEINPVLKTSDNKIIAVDAKVTLDDNSLFRHKDLAELRDTREEDPLDVEAGEAGLNFVKLDGNVACMVNGAGLAMATMDIIKLSGGNPANFLDVGGTADAQRVQTAFGIILRDPNVKAILINIFGGIVRCDRVAQGVVDAYHAMGSLPVPLIVRLQGTNAVEAKKLIDESGLPVHSAITLDEAANKVKEVLAS, from the coding sequence ATGAATCTTCACGAGTATCAATCAAAAGAGATTTTAGCAAAATACGGGGTTAATATCCAACGTGGTTTTGTTGCAAACAATGTGGACGAAGCTGTGTCTGCTGCCGAAAAACTTACTGCTGAAACTGGAGCGCAAGCTTGGGTGGTAAAAGCTCAGATCCACGCTGGTGGTAGAGGAAAAGGTGGCGGTGTAAAGTTCTCTCCAAATATGGACAAACTGAAAGAAAACGCTGGAAACATCATCGGAATGCAATTGATCACACCTCAGACTTCTTCTGAAGGTAAAAAAGTACATTCTGTTTTGGTAGCTGAAGATGTATATTATCCTGGAGAATCTGAAACTAAAGAATTTTATGTTTCTATCCTTCTAGACAGAGCTTTAGGAAAAAACACGATCGTTTATTCTACAGAAGGTGGGATGGACATCGAGCACGTTGCAGAAGTGACGCCTCACTTGATCCACAAAGAAGTGATTGATGCGGCTTACGGATTGCAAGGTTTCCAGGCTAGAAAAATTGCTTTCGGACTTGGTCTTGAAGGGAATGCTTTCAAAGAATTCACAAAATTCATCACGTCTCTTTACAACGCTTACATCGGGATCGATGCCTCTCTTTTCGAAATCAACCCGGTTCTAAAGACTTCTGACAACAAAATTATCGCTGTAGATGCAAAAGTAACTTTGGACGACAACTCATTGTTCCGTCACAAAGACCTTGCTGAATTGAGAGATACAAGAGAAGAAGATCCATTGGACGTAGAAGCTGGCGAAGCTGGACTTAACTTCGTGAAGTTGGACGGAAACGTGGCTTGTATGGTAAACGGAGCTGGTCTTGCAATGGCAACTATGGATATCATCAAATTATCTGGCGGAAATCCTGCAAACTTCTTGGACGTAGGTGGAACTGCTGATGCACAGAGAGTTCAGACTGCTTTCGGAATCATCTTGAGAGACCCGAACGTAAAAGCGATCTTGATCAACATCTTCGGAGGGATCGTAAGATGCGACAGAGTGGCGCAAGGTGTTGTAGACGCTTACCACGCAATGGGAAGCCTTCCAGTGCCATTGATCGTAAGATTGCAAGGAACCAACGCTGTAGAAGCTAAAAAACTAATTGACGAGTCTGGACTTCCTGTTCACTCTGCAATTACTTTGGACGAAGCTGCAAACAAAGTAAAAGAAGTTCTTGCTAGCTAA
- a CDS encoding tetratricopeptide repeat protein — MKSIFTYLSILFFGILTAQSSSPEIKKCLNEKDYHCAEKLTKEFIAKEKNPLKLAQHYSNLGMIVRRMNKYDEALIYLNKAIQYDNSYVFPYLNRGFLYFNMNKLDESLTDYNKALELEPNNDKALTNRAKVYDKQGKYDLAIKDVEKAIKINPKSIEAFVSLALIKKHQGKIDEALNDFSNLINQYPNDEILYNNRADIYNTQKKYTEALNDIEKSISIDSKYTIAYVTKGEILQNQNKKKEACENFAKALALGFDKSKIENSTKDCNK, encoded by the coding sequence ATGAAATCAATTTTTACTTATTTATCGATTCTGTTTTTCGGAATTTTAACTGCTCAATCATCTTCTCCTGAAATAAAAAAATGTTTGAATGAAAAAGATTATCATTGTGCTGAAAAACTCACAAAAGAATTTATAGCAAAGGAAAAAAATCCTCTTAAGCTTGCACAACATTATTCAAATTTGGGAATGATTGTCCGAAGAATGAATAAATACGATGAAGCTCTTATTTACTTGAATAAAGCGATACAGTATGATAATTCGTATGTATTTCCCTATCTGAATCGAGGCTTTTTATATTTTAATATGAATAAGCTTGATGAGAGTTTGACTGATTATAATAAAGCGCTGGAATTAGAACCAAACAATGATAAAGCTTTAACTAATAGGGCGAAAGTTTATGATAAGCAGGGAAAATATGATTTGGCAATCAAAGATGTAGAGAAAGCAATCAAAATAAATCCTAAATCAATCGAGGCTTTTGTGAGTCTTGCTCTTATAAAAAAACATCAAGGAAAGATAGATGAAGCGTTAAATGATTTTTCTAATCTCATCAATCAATATCCAAATGATGAAATATTATATAATAATCGAGCAGACATTTATAACACTCAAAAAAAGTATACAGAGGCACTAAATGATATAGAAAAATCTATTTCAATCGATTCAAAATATACGATTGCTTATGTAACAAAAGGAGAAATTCTACAAAATCAAAATAAAAAAAAGGAAGCTTGCGAAAACTTTGCAAAAGCACTTGCTCTAGGATTTGATAAAAGTAAAATTGAAAACTCAACTAAAGATTGCAATAAATAA
- a CDS encoding purine-nucleoside phosphorylase, protein MLEKYKETAEFIKSIIGETPDFAIVLGSGLGKLQHEVEAIHTLDYKDIPNFPQTTVVGHGGKLIYGILEGKKVLMMSGRFHYYEGHSIETVTFPFRVFHLLGIKNLILSNACGGVNPNFKVADIMIVTDHINMLPEHPLRGKNIDEFGPRFVDMSEPYNRKMIQLAKSIAVEENIDVKEGVYVALSGPTFETPAEYGMIKAIGGDAVGMSTVPEVIVAKHQGMDCFCLSIITDLGGPDIAFAVSHEEVLEAANKAMPNVIKLVKGLVKNY, encoded by the coding sequence ATGTTAGAAAAGTATAAAGAAACAGCAGAATTTATCAAGAGCATTATCGGGGAAACACCGGATTTTGCAATTGTATTGGGTTCTGGTTTAGGAAAACTTCAGCACGAGGTAGAGGCGATTCATACTTTAGATTATAAAGATATTCCCAATTTCCCACAGACAACAGTTGTTGGTCACGGCGGAAAATTAATCTACGGAATTCTGGAAGGCAAAAAAGTTTTGATGATGAGCGGCCGTTTTCATTATTACGAAGGTCATTCGATTGAAACCGTCACTTTTCCATTCAGAGTTTTTCATTTGTTGGGAATTAAAAATCTAATCCTTTCCAATGCTTGCGGCGGCGTGAATCCGAACTTCAAAGTGGCAGATATTATGATTGTAACAGATCATATCAATATGTTGCCAGAACATCCACTAAGAGGTAAAAATATCGACGAATTCGGACCACGTTTCGTAGATATGAGTGAACCTTACAATCGCAAGATGATTCAATTGGCTAAGTCAATTGCTGTAGAAGAAAATATTGATGTCAAAGAAGGTGTTTATGTGGCTTTATCAGGACCAACTTTTGAAACACCAGCAGAATACGGCATGATTAAAGCAATTGGCGGAGATGCAGTCGGAATGAGTACTGTTCCGGAAGTGATTGTTGCAAAACATCAGGGAATGGATTGTTTCTGTTTGTCGATCATTACCGATCTTGGCGGACCGGATATTGCCTTTGCAGTTTCTCACGAGGAAGTTTTGGAAGCAGCAAACAAAGCGATGCCAAATGTGATTAAGCTTGTAAAAGGTTTGGTTAAGAATTACTGA
- a CDS encoding TIGR03915 family putative DNA repair protein has product MVTLLYDGSFDGLLTTVFEVFEYKYKDVEIRNRERFQQENMFAEMHEVVTQNEKSDRVLKKLETSIGKSGIKQLLMVFLSELPESEDLIFSAIKQSIKSPDDNVLQNFANDDILQISKICKSVSRERHRMTAFVRFEKMKDDIYFAKIDPDFDVLPLIRKHFKDRYADQKWMIYDLKRHYGLFYDLENCEFFYPDSSFNLNQYQQKFHEEEINYQELWKSYFTKTNIKERKNIKLHVQHVPKRYWKYLTEKF; this is encoded by the coding sequence TTGGTAACCCTCCTCTACGACGGCAGTTTCGACGGACTTTTAACCACAGTATTCGAAGTTTTTGAATACAAGTATAAAGACGTGGAAATCCGAAACAGAGAAAGATTCCAGCAGGAAAATATGTTCGCCGAAATGCACGAGGTTGTGACGCAAAACGAAAAATCTGACCGCGTTCTAAAGAAATTAGAAACAAGCATTGGAAAATCCGGCATCAAACAATTGCTGATGGTTTTTCTCTCAGAACTTCCGGAATCTGAAGATTTAATATTTTCTGCCATCAAGCAATCGATTAAAAGTCCGGATGATAATGTCTTGCAGAATTTCGCCAACGATGACATTCTTCAAATCTCAAAAATCTGTAAATCAGTAAGTAGAGAAAGACATCGGATGACAGCATTCGTCAGGTTTGAGAAAATGAAGGACGATATTTATTTCGCCAAAATCGACCCTGATTTTGATGTTCTGCCTTTGATTCGCAAACATTTCAAAGACCGATACGCCGACCAAAAATGGATGATTTATGACCTCAAACGCCATTACGGATTGTTTTATGACTTAGAGAATTGCGAATTTTTCTACCCGGATTCATCATTCAATCTGAATCAATATCAGCAGAAATTCCACGAGGAAGAGATTAATTATCAGGAACTTTGGAAAAGTTATTTCACGAAGACCAATATCAAGGAACGAAAAAATATCAAACTCCACGTTCAGCACGTTCCGAAACGTTATTGGAAATATTTGACTGAGAAATTTTAA
- a CDS encoding type II toxin-antitoxin system RelE/ParE family toxin, protein MSKEFYILSEIANEDLEDIFDYTMNEFGFEQAEKYLTEIEDVFQSLLTNPELGKTRNEIKIGLYSFPKDHHLIFYRILDNHIRIVRVFHGSRDVPRYF, encoded by the coding sequence ATGTCTAAAGAATTCTATATTCTATCAGAAATTGCTAATGAAGATTTGGAAGATATTTTCGATTATACGATGAATGAATTTGGATTTGAACAAGCGGAAAAATATCTCACTGAGATTGAAGACGTTTTTCAAAGTTTGCTTACAAATCCAGAATTAGGGAAAACGCGAAATGAAATAAAAATAGGTTTGTACAGCTTTCCAAAAGACCATCATCTCATTTTCTACAGGATTTTGGACAATCATATCCGAATTGTAAGAGTGTTCCACGGAAGTCGAGATGTTCCGAGATATTTTTAG